One region of Gigantopelta aegis isolate Gae_Host chromosome 7, Gae_host_genome, whole genome shotgun sequence genomic DNA includes:
- the LOC121377454 gene encoding uncharacterized protein LOC121377454: MNPRSRTTWHVQHPEQPVGEHAGVYLFPNGVYAVLYSGDITKATADAVVSEEPSDLKPTNFVSRALLTKSGEQYRDDRWELLRSYGELKYGQVYETRAGSGVNFFYTFHAIMTTFQEGREKEWLRCSHDLYRNIFRRADDKLSTTLAMSLLGTGSVGAPTHYAADAFIQCMATINPQFVKKVFVINVDRAITDELRKSCVSFLHQLSHRARMARPLATNRCVQLKSARNDGDSSLKSARRDSTGVTNGVLRNGTRSETDESKPRVTFRDDVQSPDLDWSRPLRTLRERRLTRSYNGPEYQDLTDTDAKDRTKEMPANDVGSALKGSHTDRLRHSSIERLSLQNHRLDRDLVHDSNNIRPRSKLRADTPFKREKSKDEDDVTGSARRTPRKGLEKLSARDTPDHAWDDPGSDDSPAKPDIPRLRSRRYHSLPSTFRPDRSELSPRLYNRLRRSSNFSDTLLQNPGRYVDVDEWCKSGEYHPTARTEETKYRPSRSFLLKPARRGHGMRRVRASDLSDVSRWEAVHPKTRPRGRRSLMKHHVWLKEAVNVNTVHDSDDWYSGSDSGNETDDELT, encoded by the exons ATGAACCCGAGGTCAAGAACAACCTGGCACGTGCAGCACCCGGAACAACCCGTGGGCGAGCACGCGGGCGTCTACCTCTTCCCTAACGGCGTGTATGCCGTCCTGTACAGCGGCGACATCACCAAGGCGACCGCCGACGCCGTCGTCAGTGAGGAACCGTccgacttgaaaccgaccaacTTCGTGTCGCGCGCCTTGTTGACGAAAAGTGGCGAGCAGTACCGAGATGACCGGTGGGAACTGTTACGGAGTTACGGGGAGCTCAAGTACGGGCAGGTGTACGAGACGAGGGCGGGTTCGGGCGTGAACTTCTTCTACACGTTCCACGCGATAATGACCACGTTCCAGGAAGGCAGGGAGAAGGAGTGGCTGCGGTGCTCCCACGACCTGTACAGAAACATCTTCAGACGAGCAGACGACAAACTGTCGACCACTTTAGCCATGTCGCTCCTAGGAACAG GTTCTGTCGGCGCACCCACCCACTACGCCGCAGACGCGTTCATCCAGTGCATGGCCACCATCAATCCACAGTTCGTGAAGAAAGTCTTCGTGATCAACGTCGACAGAGCCATAACAGACGAACTCAGAAAATCATGCGTCAGTTTCTTGCACCAGCTCAGTCACCGCGCCAGAATGGCCAGGCCCCTAGCGACTAACAGGTGCGTGCAGCTGAAATCTGCCAGGAATGATGGCGACTCCTCGTTAAAATCAGCTAGACGAGATTCCACGGGAGTCACGAACGGCGTCTTACGTAATGGCACGAGGTCTGAGACGGACGAATCAAAACCCAGGGTCACGTTTCGTGACGACGTCCAGAGTCCGGATTTGGATTGGTCGAGGCCACTGCGGACTCTGAGAGAACGCAGACTAACGAGAAGTTACAATGGACCCGAGTACCAAGATTTGACCGACACGGACGCGAAAGACAGAACAAAAGAGATGCCTGCTAATGATGTCGGAAGTGCCCTGAAAGGTTCGCACACCGACAGACTTAGACATAGCAGCATTGAAAGACTGAGTCTACAGAATCACAGGCTGGATAGAGATCTGGTCCATGACAGTAACAATATTCGACCTAGGTCCAAGCTACGAGCAGACACGCCTTTCAAAAGGGAGAAAAGTAAGGACGAGGATGATGTCACGGGATCGGCCAGGCGGACACCACGAAAAGGATTAGAGAAGCTTTCTGCTCGTGACACGCCCGACCACGCCTGGGACGACCCGGGATCTGACGACTCTCCCGCCAAACCGGACATACCTAGGTTGAGAAGCAGACGATATCACTCCTTACCCAGCACGTTCAGACCAGACAGATCTGAGCTTTCTCCGAGACTCTACAACAGACTGAGAAGGTCGAGCAACTTCTCTGACACCCTGCTGCAGAACCCAGGCAGATACGTTGACGTGGACGAGTGGTGCAAGAGTGGCGAGTACCACCCGACAGCCAGGACTGAAGAAACCAAGTACAGACCTTCCAGAAGCTTTCTGCTCAAACCCGCAAGGCGTGGTCACGGAATGAGGCGTGTCCGGGCCAGCGATCTGAGTGACGTGTCG
- the LOC121377083 gene encoding LOW QUALITY PROTEIN: mitochondrial import inner membrane translocase subunit Tim29-like (The sequence of the model RefSeq protein was modified relative to this genomic sequence to represent the inferred CDS: deleted 1 base in 1 codon): MFCIKRILQLGKPRLPQQARCLSLERLKGGRMERIGNYFLNILNDYKQAFVDLGQDMKSRPIKSGIYLGLLGAFGVLVKTKPSVDSYNAELIEKAHDLLLIGDLIRNKYSDEYLRDVVSSLKDGRLRFLNLGVCRVVWRSNYSSWVKLYDAQCKQLKPRWTEFHKQVVDIGVCGRWIYLDRAMEEYDVSEDEWKQTKT, from the exons ATGTTTTGCATCAAAAGAATTCTACAATTGGGAAAGCCTCGACTACCACAGCAGGCAAGATGCTTAAGTTTAGAAAGACTGAAAGGGGGACGGATGGAAAGAATCGGAAACTATTTCTTGAACATCTTAAACGACTACAAGCAGGCGTTTGTGGATCTTGGACAAGACATGAAAAGCCGACCCATTAAATCGGGTATCTACCTCGGCCTGCTGGGAGCTTTCGGAGTGCTGGTGAAGACGAAACCATCTGTCGACAGCTACAATGCTGAACTTATCGAGAAGGCTCATGATCTTCTGCTTATTGGAGACCTGATTCGAAACAAATATTCTGACGAGTATTTGAGGGACGTGGTGTCTTCGCTCAAGGACGGAAGGCTGCGTTTTTTG AACTTGGGTGTGTGTAGGGTCGTGTGGAGGTCGAACTACAGCTCGTGGGTAAAGCTGTATGATGCGCAGTGTAAACAACTGAAACCGAGGTGGACGGAATTTCACAAACAGGTCGTCGACATCGGTGTGTGTGGTCGATGGATTTACCTTGATCGAGCTATGGAAGAGTACGATGTCAGTGAAGATGAGTGGAAACAAACAAAGACATAA